From a single Miscanthus floridulus cultivar M001 chromosome 8, ASM1932011v1, whole genome shotgun sequence genomic region:
- the LOC136474122 gene encoding protein SENESCENCE-ASSOCIATED GENE 21, mitochondrial-like, with amino-acid sequence MPRAAVTKLLSLSRRRGYAAAAVVRAPAGAMAARAPGAGGAADGASSSKEVFWMRDPQTGCWAPEDRFADVDAAELRARLLARKD; translated from the exons ATGCCGCGCGCCGCCGTCACCAAGCTGCTCTCGCTCAG CCGGAGGAGGGGCTACGCGGCCGCAGCGGTGGTGCGCGCGCCGGCGGGGGCAATGGCGGCGAGAGCACCGGGCGCCGGGGGTGCCGCTGACGGCGCGTCGTCGTCCAAGGAGGTGTTCTGGATGAGGGATCCCCAGACGGGGTGCTGGGCCCCGGAGGACCGCTTTGCCGACGTCGACGCGGCCGAGCTCCGCGCGCGCCTGCTCGCCAGGAAGGACTAG
- the LOC136474121 gene encoding uncharacterized protein — protein sequence MGGFVDPFVPEPAWPQDTMFIGSSWPGSASSLADPAGTYLGAAAAAPDQFHLQTGSSTALLNVSAKEIVSPVELHEQFLSAHLPDDVAQGLNFEAGSGLSTPCAISLADSAPVVCSSNDSSGSEQSGLPRFLVGEQPAWPSTFSQISSLVGEQTTQSFGFSAVSNNDLLRDGKTYPQLGNMPSAPMQLHDDVEFNTAKLLSFTPGLGQQLNTSTNFGDLQLSQKEFSGLHHLNLSGQQLSSFNATGATHNPEQSSEVSSVKIALNAPPFMTRPEVANGNGAAGNGAPKPRVRARRGQATDPHSIAERLRREKISDRMKNLQELVPNSNRTNKASMLEEIIEYVKFLQLQVKVLSMSRLGATEAVVPLLTESQNESSGGLLLSPRSGSGSGSGRQRAGGGSLSSSEARDGAAFEHEVAQLMETNMTTAMQYLQSKGLCLMPIALASAISDQKGESSAAVQPENGAAKEMLRAVKPLGSPIQGR from the exons ATGGGCGGTTTCGTGGATCCCTTCGTTCCGGAACCGGCATGGCCACAGGACACCATGTTCATCGGCTCATCCTGGCCAGGCAGCGCTTCTTCCCTCGCCGACCCTGCAGGGACGTACCTGGGAGCTGCAGCTGCTGCACCAGATCAGTTTCACCTCCAGACCGGCTCCTCCACAGCGCTCTTGAACGTCAGCGCGAAGGAGATCGTGTCGCCCGTGGAGCTGCACGAGCAGTTCCTGAGCGCGCACCTGCCGGACGACGTGGCCCAGGGCCTCAACTTCGAAGCGGGCTCGGGTCTGAGCACGCCCTGCGCGATATCGCTCGCCGACAGCGCGCCTGTGGTGTGCAGCTCCAACGACAGCAGCGGGAGCGAGCAGTCCGGCCTGCCGCGGTTCCTCGTGGGAGAGCAGCCCGCGTGGCCTTCCACGTTTTCACAGATTTCGTCCTTGGTTGGGGAACAAACCACGCAGAGCTTCGGTTTCAGTGCAGTTAGCAACAACGACCTCCTGCGTGATGGGAAGACGTATCCACAGCTAGGCAATATGCCCTCTGCACCAATGCAGCTACAT GATGATGTCGAGTTCAACACTGCAAAGTTGCTCTCTTTCACTCCTGGTCTTGGACAGCAACTGAATACTAGTACAAACTTTGGCGATCTGCAGCTGAGTCAAAAG GAATTCAGCGGTCTGCATCACCTGAACCTCTCTGGGCAGCAGCTCTCGTCGTTTAATGCAACAGGAGCGACGCATAATCCTGAACAG TCTAGCGAAGTCAGCAGTGTCAAAATTGCACTGAATGCGCCGCCGTTCATGACTCGACCAGAGGTGGCAAATGGCAATGGGGCTGCTGGGAATGGAGCTCCGAAGCCACGCGTCAGAGCTCGCCGAGGCCAGGCAACTGATCCGCACAGCATAGCAGAGAGG CTCCGAAGGGAGAAGATCTCTGACAGGATGAAGAACTTACAGGAACTCGTTCCAAACTCCAACAGG ACTAACAAAGCATCCATGCTTGAAGAGATCATCGAATACGTCAAATTTCTCCAGCTGCAAGTGAAG GTTCTCAGCATGAGCAGGCTGGGCGCGACGGAAGCCGTCGTCCCGCTCCTGACGGAGTCCCAGAACGAG AGCTCCGGTGGCCTTCTCCTGTCCCCGAGGTCAGGCTCAGGCTCAGGCTCAGGCAGGCAGCGGGCAGGCGGAGGCAGCCTGTCGTCGTCTGAGGCCCGGGACGGCGCGGCGTTCGAGCACGAGGTGGCGCAGCTGATGGAGACCAACATGACGACGGCGATGCAGTACCTGCAGAGCAAGGGCCTGTGCCTCATGCCCATCGCGCTGGCGTCGGCGATCTCGGATCAGAAGGGGGAGTCCTCCGCGGCGGTCCAGCCGGAAAACGGGGCCGCCAAGGAAATGCTGCGCGCGGTGAAGCCCCTGGGAAGCCCGATCCAAGGGAGATAA
- the LOC136474123 gene encoding uncharacterized protein yields the protein MDTMRGALERAKMLVGMEVDEESALPPPEEQSFFDDINRHCTLNTTQRLYGFAICLAAGLTCTFLSMIVFFNPVKFGVTFTLGNLMALGSTAFLIGPKRQFDMMLDSVRIYATAIYIASIIVALFCALYVHSKLLTLLAIILEFGALVWYSLSYIPFARSIVSKVMTSCFDTDF from the exons ATGGACACGATGCGGGGCGCGCTGGAGCGGGCCAAGATGCTGGTGGGCATGGAGGTCGACGAGGAGTCGGCGCTGCCGCCGCCCGAGGAGCAGTCCTTCTTCGACGACATCAACCGCCACTGCACCCTCAACACCACCCAG AGGCTCTATGGTTTCGCGATATGCTTGGCTGCCGGACTGACGTGCACCTTCTTG TCAATGATTGTCTTCTTCAATCCAGTGAAATTTGGGGTAACATTCACCCTTGGCAATTTGATGGCCCTTGGAAG TACAGCATTTCTCATAGGCCCCAAAAGACAGTTTGATATGATGCTTGATTCTGTGCGAATATACGCCACTGCTATATACATTGCAAGCATCATAGTTGCTCTATTCTGTGCTCTCTAT GTTCACAGCAAGCTGTTGACTCTACTGGCCATCATTTTGGAATTTGGTGCCCTTGTTTG GTACAGTCTTAGCTACATACCTTTCGCAAGGTCAATTGTATCAAAGGTGATGACATCGTGCTTCGACACTGATTTCTAG